In Silene latifolia isolate original U9 population chromosome X, ASM4854445v1, whole genome shotgun sequence, the following proteins share a genomic window:
- the LOC141617527 gene encoding uncharacterized protein LOC141617527 yields the protein MNNPNKQLDIKRLLYQNKVGLFGLVETKIKEHDFLTVLHRLGHYWEGVNNNSHHPGGRVWVIWLPQLFSIHLLASSDQHITVEVTEISSGDSFGYTVVYGFNSDGERQGLWSQLNNLKDNCTKPWCICGDFNSLLNYNERLGSDDPTTGVLSRIDRFLVNIDWMLLYPDSKAYFMNEGNFDHCPCIVSRKPDIPARKPSFRYFNMWSLDPQFMEIIQHEWNRTVVGVKMYQVVTKLRNLKKPLKLLNKNKFSDVERTADMSRLILDDLQTQLHQNPHDNQLSLAEREAADSYATLQKDPQDIEKAFMEYYEGLLGTSSPTTNVHKANVRTGKVIDESLSHILLQPVTHEEIKACFFSIPASKSLGPDGFNSQFFKDSWDIVGPGICDAIKDFFSTGKRGLRQGDPLSPLLFTICMDYLSRILNVIGQQDDFKFHPLCGHLKLNHLLFADDLLLFSKGTDTSIMWLLRAFATFSAASGLCLNKEKTEIYFNGAQPQTVEAILQVSGFKKGSLPFKYLGVPISSKKLTKTEGRKLIDKITARIRSWGANHLSYAGRLTLVTSVLQSLHSYWSNIFLIPNGIMNRIDSLCRNFLWGGGGGKDSYLRAPAVSWDKCCLPKSEGGLGIKHSKNWNKALLGKYVWWIASKKDHLWVKWISHVYLKDTHWTDYNPPPDCSWSWKKIAHIMSIFRPAYSDDCWMGKQVDYSVNEGYKWLRGPNPEVSWWRVCWNSMNVPKTSFIYWAVVLRRLLTKDRLVRMGGASDLSCFLCHSHDESHDHLFFDCLYSNRCVQLLQHKLQFYFDPHDLVNWSRKGRRNSLLVRRVTCSCYIQLIYLIWQERNKARLYSKVTQPGLIVNQGIQSVCTRFRTRNKAAITRDDEVWLHHLSQLFV from the exons ATGAATAATCCAAATAAACAGCTAGATATTAAGAGACTTCTCTATCAGAATAAGGTTGGTTTATTTGGTTTAGTTGAGACTAAAATTAAAGAGCATGACTTCTTAACTGTTCTGCATAGATTAGGTCATTACTGGGAGGGAGTTAATAATAATAGTCATCATCCTGGAGGAAGAGTTTGGGTAATTTGGCTGCCACAGTTATTTTCTATTCACCTCCTTGCTAGTTCAGATCAACATATCACTGTTGAGGTTACTGAAATTAGCTCTGGTGATTCTTTTGGGTATACTGTGGTTTATGGCTTCAATTCTGATGGTGAGAGGCAGGGATTATGGAGTCAGCTTAACAACCTTAAGGATAATTGCACTAAACCTTGGTGCATTTGTGGGGACTTCAATTCTTTGCTTAACTATAATGAGAGACTTGGGAGTGAT GATCCTACCACAGGGGTTTTATCTAGAATTGACAGATTCCTGGTTAATATTGATTGGATGCTCCTTTATCCTGATAGCAAGGCTTATTTCATGAATGAGGGTAACTTTGATCACTGTCCCTGTATAGTCTCTAGGAAACCTGATATACCTGCTAGGAAACCAAGCTTCAGATACTTCAACATGTGGAGTCTTGATCCTCAATTTATGGAAATTATACAACATGAGTGGAATAGAACAGTGGTGGGGGTCAAAATGTATCAGGTGGTTACTAAACTCAGAAATTTAAAGAAACCTTTGAAGTTGCTCAATAAGAACAAATTCTCTGATGTGGAACGCACTGCTGATATGTCTAGGCTCATTTTGGATGATTTGCAAACTCAGCTTCATCAGAACCCTCATGACAATCAGCTCAGTCTTGCTGAAAGAGAGGCTGCAGACTCCTATGCCACCTTGCAGAAA GACCCTCAAGATATTGAGAAAGCATTTATGGAGTATTATGAAGGTCTTTTGGGAACTAGCAGCCCTACTACTAATGTCCATAAGGCCAATGTTAGAACTGGTAAAGTTATTGATGAGTCTTTATCTCATATTCTTTTACAACCTGTTACTCATGAGGAAATTAAGGCTTGCTTTTTCTCTATTCCTGCATCTAAAAGCCTTGGTCCAGATGGATTTAATAGTCAATTCTTTAAGGACTCTTGGGACATTGTGGGGCCTGGGATTTGTGATGCTATTAAGGACTTCTTTTCTACTG GCAAACGTGGGCTTAGACAGGGTGATCCTCTCTCTCCACTCCTCTTTACTATATGTATGGATTACCTCTCCAGGATCCTCAATGTTATAGGGCAACAAGATGACTTTAAATTCCATCCACTGTGTGGTCATTTGAAACTGAATCATCTTTTATTTGCTGACGACCTTCTTCTCTTTTCTAAAGGCACTGATACTTCTATAATGTGGCTGCTAAGGGCCTTTGCTACTTTCTCAGCAGCCTCTGGTCTTTGCCTCAACAAAGAGAAAACTGAAATTTACTTCAATGGTGCTCAACCTCAGACTGTGGAGGCTATTTTGCAGGTCTCTGGATTTAAGAAGGGGTCCCTTCCCTTCAAGTATCTGGGGGTCCCTATCTCGTCTAAGAAGCTTACAAAAACTGAGGGAAGGAAACTTATTGATAAAATCACTGCTAGGATTAGATCTTGGGGGGCTAACCATCTGTCCTATGCTGGTAGACTCACTTTGGTTACCTCAGTTTTACAGTCCTTGCATTCTTATTGGTCTAATATCTTTCTAATACCTAATGGCATTATGAATAGGATTGATAGTCTATGTAGGAATTttttgtggggggggggggggggtaaggaTTCTTATTTACGTGCCCCTGCTGTGAGTTGGGATAAATGTTGTCTGCCCAAATCAGAAGGTGGTTTGGGGATTAAGCATTCAAAAAATTGGAACAAGGCTTTGCTTGGGAAGTATGTCTGGTGGATTGCCTCCAAGAAAGATCATTTGTGGGTGAAGTGGATATCTCATGTTTATTTGAAGGATACTCATTGGACCGACTATAATCCTCCCCCTGATTGTAGTTGGTCTTGGAAAAAAATTGCACATATCATGAGCATTTTTAGGCCTGCATACTCTGATGATTGCTGGATGGGTAAGCAGGTTGACTATTCTGTTAATGAGGGTTACAAGTGGTTAAGGGGACCTAATCCTGAAGTCAGCTGGTGGAGAGTTTGCTGGAACTCTATGAATGTCCCTAAAACTTCCTTTATTTATTGGGCTGTTGTTCTACGCAGATTACTTACTAAAGACCGTCTTGTTCGTATGGGAGGTGCCTCTGATCTGAGCTGTTTTCTTTGTCACAGTCACGATGAATCTCATGATCATCTCTTTTTTGACTGTTTATATAGTAACAGATGTGTGCAGCTGCTGCAGCATAAGCTTCAATTTTATTTTGATCCTCATGATCTTGTCAACTGGAGCAGAAAAGGGAGAAGGAATAGCCTGTTGGTGAGAAGGGTTACTTGTTCTTGCTATATTCAGTTGATTTATCTTATATGGCAGGAACGTAACAAAGCAAGATTGTATTCTAAAGTTACCCAACCTGGCCTTATTGTTAACCAAGGAATTCAATCTGTGTGCACTCGGTTCAGGACTAGAAACAAAGCTGCCATTACCAGAGATGATGAAGTTTGGCTCCACCATTTGTCTCAGTTGTTTGTTTAG
- the LOC141617526 gene encoding uncharacterized protein LOC141617526, whose amino-acid sequence MTNSENPQIENKSNFVFSLVPVENPGSNISQVIFTGTNYDEWSRAFRLTLLAKGKIDYINGTISKPSESDPDYKSWRSSNALVSSLIFNTIESKLRKTISYRDEATQLWADIKHRFKMVTDAQIYQLKSDIIACKQGPTETVMTYYGRIKKLWDDLIDSDVIATYSCNPCRCNLVSLLDSLREKKRVRSFLIGLNTRFSILRFHILGTEPLPNMNQIYSRLLQEEGIHNNLNTPPSDTCPDTMIYTANAAQGGRHTGGTP is encoded by the coding sequence ATGACGAACTctgaaaatcctcaaattgaaAACAAATCAAATTTCGTTTTTTCTCTTGTTCCAGTGGAAAACCCAGGAAGTAACATTTCTCAAGTTATTTTCACTGGAACCAACTATGACGAATGGTCTCGCGCCTTCCGTCTTACTCTCCTTGCAAAAGGAAAGATTGATTACATCAATGGGACTATTTCCAAGCCCTCTGAATCTGATCCCGACTACAAATCTTGGCGCTCTTCGAATGCGCTCGTTTCTTCGTTGATTTTTAATACCATCGAATCGAAACTCCGAAAGACCATTTCATACCGAGATGAAGCCACACAATTATGGGCTGACATCAAGCATCGTTTCAAGATGGTGACTGATGCACAAATTTATCAATTGAAGTCTGACATTATCGCCTGCAAGCAAGGACCGACAGAGACAGTCATGACGTACTATGGGCGCATCAAGAAATTGTGGGATGACCTTATTGACAGTGACGTCATTGCAACTTACTCGTGCAACCCATGTCGCTGCAATCTGGTTAGCCTTCTTGATTCTCTTCGAGAGAAAAAAAGGGTACGCTCTTTTCTTATAGGTCTTAATACCCGTTTCTCTATTCTTCGTTTTCATATCCTTGGCACAGAACCTCTGCCTAATATGAATCAAATTTATAGTCGCCTTCTACAAGAAGAAGGCATCCATAACAATCTCAATACTCCCCCATCTGACACATGCCCCGACACAATGATTTACACAGCTAACGCTGCCCAGGGAGGGCGTCATACAGGGGGGACACCGTGA